AATTTCAATTTAGGAGCTAAAATAACTCACTACTAAAATCAAATAAGAACATATTCACAGGTATTTGCAGCAGCTTAATCCATTAGTTTAAAATGGTGAAACAGGTACATTTTGCACTCTTGAGACCAGAAGAagacatctttttcttcttaggCAGGAGATAGACATGCCTTCAAGAAGGTGTAATTACATATGTCTTAAATGTATGAAAGTCAAGCTGCATATACTCTGGACCTGATCTATCACTTTATTAGCTCAGTACTCTGTTTTGCACTGGCCTAAAGAGCAGCTCAGGGTTGTGGATGGATGAAATCTGAATCCCTTTGGCTCAAACCTATGGCACTCAGAGAAAAGGGATGAGAAATCCAATGCTGCTGTGCCTGTTGCCCTCTGCAGGGAAGACTCCTGATGCTGGGCCAAGCTCCCTGTACAAGAAACCTGAAAGCTTTGAAGAACAGTTTCAGAACCTCCAGGCAGAGGAAGCTACAAGTCTGACTCCCACTGTGCTCCTCATCACTGCCCTGGACCAAGCTGTTTCCACGGAAGAGCCTCCTGTTCTTCCAGCCACCTCACCACGGTCACAGGTAGAGCTGGTAACTGCTCTGTCCCTCCAAGCCCTGTCTGTCCCTCATCTGTCCATGTCCCTTGAGCTTCATGGACTTGAGAGCCCTTGGCTGCAGAGCCACCATATCCTAATGCTCCTTGCTCGCCTTTTGTCCTCACACAGAAGCAGTGGAAACTTCCCTCTTGGCTTCAGCTGCAGCAAGGGAAAGCTCTTCCCTTTTGAAAATGAGATGCCAAGAATTCCCGATGGACAAGGCAGGGGTGGAGGGGGAATCATAAGGCCTTTATAATGTTTAAAAGCACCATAAAAATCTGCAAAGACTTCAGTGTCACTCCAGAATTGTAACCCGTTGTCTGTCTGGTTTCTTGCGGTTTGCAGGCCCGCCTCAGGCAAGATGGGGATGTGATGCCCACCCTAGATATGGCACTCTTTGACTGGACAGATTATGAGGATCTCAAACCAGAAATGTGGCCATCTGCTAAAAAGAAAGGTGCTAAACCTCCCCGTCCTCTTTCCCAAAAGTCACCCTTGTAAGGCTTGTCCCATGGTTAGTGTTCCCAGATGTGCTGAAGGACATGAGATCATAGTgtggggaaagagagaagcagcatAATGCTGATTGTGTTTTATGCTCAGTTTCAGAATGTTTCTCATTTTGGATGCATAGTTTGAGGGCGGAGGAAAAAATGATAGATGGAGGGTTGAGAAAGAGGGAGGAGATTAGACTATGAAGGTTTAGAGTTCCAACTCTAGAAGTTTGAGGCTGTTTTTACCCTGGAACAATATTCTCTCCAGAATGAAAACACCAGCATGAAATTTTCTGTCAgcatctgtttcttttccatagAAAAGCGCCGCAGTAAGAGCCCCAGCAGTGGAAATGAAACTGTGACAGCTGAAGGGGAGCCATGTGATCACCACCTTGACTGCCTCCCAGGTCAGGATCGGCTTGGCAGAGGCATTTCTCCAAACATGGGATTGTTTGAAATGTATCCTGATTCCTGCTGCTGATAGGAAGTGTCAccaagggaagggcagggctCTCCAGGCCGTTGTAGGAACAGATGATGCCTGTGTGATGGAGCTGTCAGGGGTGTCAGTACTCCCTCAGGGAAGGGGGTACATGAGCTGTGCTGACCCTTGTCCCTGTGTTGCAGGCTCTTGCTGTGACCTGCGTGAGCACCTCTGCAAACCCCACAATCGAGGCCTTAACAACAAGTGTTATGATGACTGTATGTGCACTGAAGGTGAGTCCAGCTCTTTGCTCTCCCCCGTTGTAGTTGACAGCATTGACTTGGAATAATGGTTTGTATGTGAAAATAGGAGCTAAGCTCTGCTGCTCTTAGCTTAGCCTTTCCCTGCCACTGACTCACAGTGTGGCTGTTGAGTCATCTTGTTTTCCctcatgaaaacaaaaattaatcaTATCTACAAACCTAATAGAAGCGGCCACAATACATTAACACTTCAGTGGTGCTTTCAAGTATCACAGGCTATAAAACCAGACTGTTTTGCATGACCTTGTGCCTAACGTGTCTTTCCTGAGATAATTTCAGCTGAGCCTGTAGCAATTCAGTAGATGTGGGAAGGACACAGGTGTTTGTTTCTTAAAGCTGTTTCTGAAGAACCCAGCCCTTGCTAGACAGGTGCATTACAAAGATGTTGAAAGGCACTCTTCTAGACTGAACATGGTTGAGGCAGCTCCAGGCACTGCGTCTTGTCTGCCAGAACAAAACTCTGGTTGCCAAGTTTTGTGACCAGTGATTTGACCAGGTCATTCACCTGTTTTTACCCAGTTAAACAGGCAGCTTCCCTGGAGTTGCAGTGTTAAATGATAATCTTCACCTTGGCTGTGTTGTGTGACACCTGAAGGTCCTCATCAGAGGTGCCCT
Above is a window of Pseudopipra pipra isolate bDixPip1 chromosome 22, bDixPip1.hap1, whole genome shotgun sequence DNA encoding:
- the DRAXIN gene encoding draxin encodes the protein MPSRGRLAGEETLRMGSGASAVEELVTEGQPAALKQNKDVFLGFELPYPERENQSPGSERGKKQNREHRRNSRRDRLKHHRGKTPDAGPSSLYKKPESFEEQFQNLQAEEATSLTPTVLLITALDQAVSTEEPPVLPATSPRSQARLRQDGDVMPTLDMALFDWTDYEDLKPEMWPSAKKKEKRRSKSPSSGNETVTAEGEPCDHHLDCLPGSCCDLREHLCKPHNRGLNNKCYDDCMCTEGLRCYAKFHRNRRVTRRKGRCVEPESANGEQGSFINV